The genomic window AGGCCTGCAGCTTATCCTTCTTATTTACAAGGTCGGTATACAGATCGTCGTGATCGCCCCAACCTGTCAATCCAATATAGATCATAGAAATCACCTTAATTTATTGTAACATAATTCGGTCTGCCATTTGTATAAAGTCCCCATCAGAGATGCTACGCCAAATATATTATTTATAATAATTACAATCTATGTTATAGTTTATTTATAATTATTATAAATAATATGAGCATCTCTTTTGTCGATGACGGGAAGTTGATATAAGATGGTAGTTGAAAACGCAGCGATTATGGTTGTTTATATTCATATATAAATAATAAAAGCATCTTAAGGAGATGACTCCAATGGTTCTTGATCTGAAGGACTATGGAAACGACCCATTTGTAATCAACATCGACGACGCTACACTGCAGAACGAAGATTACCGCGTTGCACTATGGACGGGTGAGGAAATCCAGATTACGCTCATGTCCATTCCGCCCGGCGGGGACATCGGTGGGGAGGTCCATGAAGGGCACGACCAGTTCCTGCGCCTCGAAGCTGGACACGGCAAGGTGATCATGGGGGATTCCGAAGATGAAATCACTTTTGAAAAGGAAGTCGGCCCGGATGAGGTCATCCTGATTCCAAAAGGCAAGTTCCACAATGTGATGACTGTCGGCGATGAACCGATGAAGCTCTATTCAATCTACGGCCCGGCACACCATCCCCAAGGAACCAGACAGGCGACGAAAGAGATCGCCATGGAGGAAGAATCAGACCATCACTGACCCCACCCCCAATGCAGGAAACAGCCATGCAGGTGCATGGCTGCATCATTCCTGCCATTGAAGAACCATCCCTGCCACTCTAATGTATAAGGAGCACATTCCCATGACTATAATAGAATTCAAAAACGTCAGCCACAATGACATTCTACATAATATTACCGGCCACTTTAACGAGGGGCGCATCACAACCTTCGTCGGACCCAGTGGTGCAGGAAAGACCACATGCCTGAAGCACATCAACGGTCTGCTGTCGCCCGATTCCGGAGAGATATTCTTCAGGGGCGAGAACATTGCTGATATGGATATGATCGAATTGAGGAAGCGCATCGGCATGGCCTTCCAGAGTGCACCAATGATCGGCGGCACCGTCTATGACAACCTCAACCTTCCAAAAGCCATCTTCGGTGAGACAATCGATGAGGCGCATGCCCTCGAGTGCCTCGAACGTGTCGACCTCGGCGGCATCCCGCTCGATCAGAATGTAAAGTCACTTTCCGGCGGGGAGAAGAGCCGCATCTCCATCGCACGCACGCTCGTCAACCGCCCCGAGGTCCTGCTCCTCGATGAGATCACTGCGAGCCTCGACTACCGGATGGTGAAGGAGGTCGAACGGCTGATCATCCGCCTGCAGCGCGAAAATAATGTCACCGTCATCTGGATCACCCACGACCTCGATCAGGCACGCCGGGTCAGCGATGACATGTGGTTCCTCAGAAGTGGAGAGCTGATCGAATTCGGGGACGCCTCCTTCATCGACCAGTCGGATAATCCGCTCATCAGAAAATTTGTGGAGGGGGAAGAACTTTGAGTTATGCACAGCTTGCACTGTCCCTGATATTCATCGCCATCCCGCTCGGCTTGGCGATCGTGCTCAAACTCGGACTTGAAAAGGATATCATCATCGCCACCATCCGTTCGATTATACAGCTGCTGATCATCGGATACATCCTCACCTTCGTCTTCGAAAGCGACAGTCCGATCTTCATCATACTGATGATCATGCTCATGATCGCCGCTGCCACACAGAACATCATCAAGAAGGGGGACGGCATTCCGGGCATCACCTGGATGATCGTCCTTACCCTCATCGTTGTCGAAACGGTGACGATGGGTATCATGCTGAGTTTCGGCATCATCCCTTTCGCTCCGGAAGAAGTCATCCCGATCAGCGGCATGGTCATCGGCAACTGTATGGTGCTGTCCCTGCTCTTCCTCAACAAATTCAAGGATGAGGTCGACCGCAGTGATGAAACCATCGAACTCATCCTGTCCATGGGCGGCCAGCCAAAAGTCGCCATCGACAAGAGTCTGAAGTCTGCAATCCAGACCAGCATGATTCCGACGATAGAAGCCCAGAAGACCATGGGGCTCGTCCAGTTGCCGGGCATGATGAGCGGCCTCATCATCGGCGGCGCCGATCCGATGGAAGCCGTCATGTACCAGCTGCTGATCCTGTTCCTCATACTGACCACCGCAGCCATGTCCTCCGTCATGGTCGGATATATGGCCTATCCGAAACTGTTCAACCAGAAGATGCAGTTCATCGGTCTTCAGTATAAAACAAAATAGATTTCGAATCCGCTTCCGGTTGGAGGCGGATTTTTTATTTTTATGGGGCGGATGGGTGGTGGAGGGTGTTTAACTCGCCGTCGTTCTGGTTGCGACGGTGAATTAAACCTCCAACTCGCCGTCGTTCTGGTTGCGACGGTGAATTAAACCTCCAACTCGCCATCGTTCCGCCTGCGACGGTGAATTAAGCCCGCAACTCGCCCTCGTTCCGCCTGCGATGGTGAATTAAACCCGCAACTCGCCCTCGTTCCGCCTGCGATGGTGAATTAAGCCCGCAACTCGCCCTCGTTCCGCCTGCGATGGTGAGTTAAGTCTCTAACTTGCCGTCGTTTTGGTTGCGACGGTGAATTAAACCTCCAACTCGCCGTCGTTCTGGCTGCGATGGTGAATTAAGCCCGCAACTCGCCGTCGTTCTGGCTGCGATGGTGAATTGGACAAAAAAAGGTGCACAAATGTGCACCTTTCTACCTGCTATCTTCTGTAACTTCTCCATAGCGTACTGCGATAATGTGACGGCGCCCGCAATGACACCGGTCATTACTCCTTCTACAAACAAACCGAGCAGACCTCCTGCAATCACATATGTTGTCACCCTATTCTTCATACATCAAACCTCTTTTCATGACTACAGCTTTTCCCCGAGGGTCTCTTTTATGCTTTCGTATGTGGCCTGCCAGAATGTCTCATCACTAATAAAGCGCGAAGTCAGCGTCTGGATGGCTTCCTTGAACTGGGCATCGTATTCCGGCGCATCCTTTTCCGGCAACCCGGCCATCAGCTGGTCGACTGCTGTCTGCACCGTTTCTGAACGCGGGCCCCAGTGCGCGACTTCTTCCCCGTCTTCATCAATGAAGATGAAGATGGGGATCGAACGGGATCTGCCGTTCGTCAAATACTGATCCATCAGTTCGAGATTGCTGTCCCTCAGCAACATACGTACTTCCATGTGGCTCTTTTCGGCCAGGTGCAGCAGTATCGGGATGTTCATCATGGCATCACCGCACCAGTCCTCGGTAAGGACGATGACCCGGAGTTTCCGGTTTTCCAGCTGCCTGAAAAAGTTTTCGTCATCCGGAACCTGGAATTCATCGTATACCTTCTGCAGGTTCTCCCTGTGCTTTTCCATATCTTCTATATAGACTTCTGCTGTCATTGCCTGATCATACCAATGTTCGAGCGGCATCTTCTCTCCTCCAATATTCCTTTATCATCCCGATTATATCATTCCCTCGTACACCCAACTAATAAATGGGCATTGTATTTTTTGATGCCCTGGACTATCCTTTTAATAATAGAGAAGGGAGGCACAAGTATGGAATCGAATTCGAAGCACCTCAGGGGCCTGATTTTTGTACTGCTCGGTGCAACATTATGGGGCGTCGGAGGTACAGCTTCTGACTATATTTTCAGGAACACGCCGGTCACTGTGGAATGGTATGTGGCATTCCGCCTGACGGTGAGCGGCATCATCCTTCTTTTTGCATATTGGCTGTTTTCACGGAAACAGCAGCCTGTCCGGCTCGACCGCCGCACCCTTGGCATGCTGATCATCT from Salinicoccus sp. RF5 includes these protein-coding regions:
- a CDS encoding cupin domain-containing protein; translation: MVLDLKDYGNDPFVINIDDATLQNEDYRVALWTGEEIQITLMSIPPGGDIGGEVHEGHDQFLRLEAGHGKVIMGDSEDEITFEKEVGPDEVILIPKGKFHNVMTVGDEPMKLYSIYGPAHHPQGTRQATKEIAMEEESDHH
- a CDS encoding ATP-binding cassette domain-containing protein, producing the protein MTIIEFKNVSHNDILHNITGHFNEGRITTFVGPSGAGKTTCLKHINGLLSPDSGEIFFRGENIADMDMIELRKRIGMAFQSAPMIGGTVYDNLNLPKAIFGETIDEAHALECLERVDLGGIPLDQNVKSLSGGEKSRISIARTLVNRPEVLLLDEITASLDYRMVKEVERLIIRLQRENNVTVIWITHDLDQARRVSDDMWFLRSGELIEFGDASFIDQSDNPLIRKFVEGEEL
- the fetB gene encoding iron export ABC transporter permease subunit FetB, translating into MSYAQLALSLIFIAIPLGLAIVLKLGLEKDIIIATIRSIIQLLIIGYILTFVFESDSPIFIILMIMLMIAAATQNIIKKGDGIPGITWMIVLTLIVVETVTMGIMLSFGIIPFAPEEVIPISGMVIGNCMVLSLLFLNKFKDEVDRSDETIELILSMGGQPKVAIDKSLKSAIQTSMIPTIEAQKTMGLVQLPGMMSGLIIGGADPMEAVMYQLLILFLILTTAAMSSVMVGYMAYPKLFNQKMQFIGLQYKTK
- a CDS encoding thioredoxin family protein, encoding MPLEHWYDQAMTAEVYIEDMEKHRENLQKVYDEFQVPDDENFFRQLENRKLRVIVLTEDWCGDAMMNIPILLHLAEKSHMEVRMLLRDSNLELMDQYLTNGRSRSIPIFIFIDEDGEEVAHWGPRSETVQTAVDQLMAGLPEKDAPEYDAQFKEAIQTLTSRFISDETFWQATYESIKETLGEKL